In Phragmites australis chromosome 17, lpPhrAust1.1, whole genome shotgun sequence, the following are encoded in one genomic region:
- the LOC133897241 gene encoding pyruvate dehydrogenase E1 component subunit beta-2, mitochondrial-like: MLGAARRQLGSGPMLGQVLRRLRPAAAARGYSAAAKEMTVRDALNSALDEEMSADPSVFLMGEEVGEYQGAYKISKGLLDKYGPDRVLDTPITEAGFTGIGVGAAYQGLRPIVEFMTFNFSMQAIDHIINSAAKSNYMSAGQISVPIVFRGPNGAAAGVGAQHSQCYAAWYAHVPGLKVLTPYSAEDARGLLKAAIRDPDPVIFLENELLYGESFPVSAEVLDSSFCLPIGKAKIEREGKDVTITAFSKMVGYALQAAEILSKEGISAEVINLRSIRPLDRAAINASVRKTNRLVTVEEGFPQHGIGAEICMSVVEESFEYLDAPVQRIAGADVPMPYAANLERMAVPQVEDIVRAAKRACYRAVPMAATA, from the exons atgctggGCGCCGCGAGGAGGCAGCTCGGATCTGGGCCC ATGCTGGGGCAGGTGCTGCGGAGGCTccgcccggcggcggcggcgagggggtaCTCGGCCGCGGCGAAGGAG ATGACTGTCCGTGATGCATTGAACTCTGCACTGGATGAAGAGATGTCTGCTGATCCTTCTGTTTTTCTGATGGGTGAAGAG GTTGGAGAGTATCAAGGTGCATACAAG ATTTCAAAGGGCTTGCTTGATAAGTATGGTCCTGATAGGGTTCTTGACACACCTATCACAGAG GCTGGCTTTACTGGCATTGGTGTTGGTGCAGCTTATCAAGGTCTTCGGCCCATTGTAGAATTTATGACCTTTAATTTCTCGATGCAG GCTATTGATCATATCATCAATTCGGCTGCCAAGTCGAACTACATGTCAGCCGGTCAGATATCTGTTCCTATTGTTTTTAGAGGACCAAATGGAGCTGCCGCTGGAGTTGGTGCTCAACACTCACAG TGTTATGCAGCTTGGTATGCGCATGTTCCAGGACTTAAGGTTCTTACACCATATTCTGCAGAAGATGCTCGAGGCTTGCTAAAAGCCGCAATTAGAGATCCTGATCCTGTTATTTTCCTGGAAAATGAATTGCT TTATGGAGAATCATTCCCTGTTTCTGCTGAAGTGCTTGATTCTAGTTTCTGCCTGCCGATTGGCAAAGCTAAG ATAGAACGTGAGGGTAAAGATGTTACTATTACTGCTTTCTCCAAGATGGTTGGCTATGCTCTTCAG GCTGCAGAGATACTGTCCAAGGAAGGAATAAGTGCTGAG GTGATCAATCTTCGATCAATTAGACCACTTGACAGAGCTGCCATTAATGCATCTGTCAGGAAAACCAATAGATTGGTGACTGTTGAAGAAGGGTTCCCCCAACATGGGATTGGTGCTGAGATATg CATGTCTGTTGTTGAAGAAAGCTTTGAGTATCTTGACGCACCAGTTCAGAGGATTGCTGGAGCTGATGTACCTATGCCCTATGCTGCCAACCTTGAGAGAATGGCTGTTCCACAG GTTGAAGATATTGTGCGGGCAGCGAAGCGGGCCTGCTACAGAGCAGTACCAATGGCAGCAACTGCCTGA